The following are from one region of the Luteimonas sp. MC1572 genome:
- the recG gene encoding ATP-dependent DNA helicase RecG has translation MAAPRRKAGADAPSLAPAGADALSALAGVGPRVAEKLAARGLLGVQDLWLQLPRGYEDRTAITPIRLLQPGVPAQVEGRVEAVERGFRYKPMLRVAIVDDSHGTLVLRFFHFRAAQAAQFTPGVRVRCFGTPRPGQRGLEIVHPSYSLVADDGLAELGDRLDPVYPAIEGVGPAVMKRLIAQALDRLPDGDELELLPAALLRAHALPGLRESLLAVHRPPREADVAALLAGTHPAQRRLALEELLAHHLSLRRQRIAQQSHAARPLANAGFAEQLRASLPFALTNAQARVFGEIRGDIARPVPMLRLVQGDVGSGKTVVAAMAALMAVADGRQAALMAPTELLAEQHLANLRAWLEPLGVRVEWLAGKVTGRARAQAMAAVASGEAQVVVGTHALMQQGVVFHDLALAIVDEQHRFGVHQRLALRDKGGEGGRVPHQLVMTATPIPRTLAMAAYADLDVSAIDELPPGRTPVQTVVLAAGRRPELIERIRAACAEGRQAYWVCTIIDDSDEIVAQAAQATFEALSEALPGLRVELVHGRMKANEKQAAMRAFKDGAADLLVATTVIEVGVDVPNASLMVIENAERLGLAQLHQLRGRVGRGSAASSCVLLYQPPLSRMARERLETMRETGDGFVIAEKDLELRGPGELLGTRQTGLAAFRVADLARDADLLPLVHALGEQLLRDQPGVAERLVARWVGGAARYAAA, from the coding sequence GTGGCGGCACCTCGGCGCAAGGCCGGCGCAGACGCGCCCTCGCTCGCGCCCGCCGGCGCCGATGCGCTGTCGGCGCTGGCCGGCGTGGGCCCGCGGGTCGCCGAGAAGCTTGCTGCGCGCGGCCTGCTGGGCGTGCAGGACCTGTGGCTGCAGCTGCCGCGCGGCTACGAGGACCGTACCGCCATCACCCCGATCCGCCTGCTGCAGCCGGGCGTTCCGGCCCAGGTCGAAGGGCGGGTGGAGGCGGTGGAGCGCGGCTTCCGCTACAAGCCGATGCTGCGTGTCGCGATCGTCGACGATTCGCACGGCACGCTGGTGCTGCGCTTCTTCCACTTCCGCGCCGCGCAGGCCGCGCAGTTCACTCCCGGCGTGCGCGTGCGCTGCTTCGGTACGCCCCGGCCGGGACAGCGCGGGTTGGAGATCGTCCATCCGAGCTACAGCCTCGTTGCTGATGATGGCCTCGCCGAACTTGGCGATCGCCTCGACCCGGTCTATCCCGCGATCGAGGGCGTCGGCCCTGCGGTGATGAAGCGTCTGATCGCGCAGGCGCTGGACCGCTTGCCCGATGGCGACGAGCTCGAGCTCCTGCCGGCCGCGCTGCTGCGCGCACACGCGCTGCCGGGACTGCGCGAGTCGCTGCTCGCGGTGCATCGTCCGCCGCGCGAAGCCGATGTCGCCGCCTTGCTGGCCGGCACGCATCCAGCGCAGCGCCGGCTGGCACTCGAGGAGCTGCTTGCGCACCATCTCAGCCTGCGCCGCCAGCGCATTGCCCAGCAGTCGCACGCGGCGCGGCCGCTTGCCAATGCGGGATTCGCAGAGCAGTTGCGCGCGAGCCTGCCGTTCGCGCTGACCAACGCCCAGGCGCGCGTGTTCGGCGAAATCCGCGGCGACATCGCGCGCCCGGTGCCGATGCTGCGCCTGGTGCAGGGTGATGTCGGCTCCGGCAAGACCGTGGTGGCCGCGATGGCGGCGCTGATGGCGGTCGCCGACGGCCGCCAGGCGGCGTTGATGGCGCCCACCGAACTGCTGGCCGAGCAGCATCTCGCCAACCTGCGTGCGTGGCTGGAGCCACTTGGCGTCCGCGTGGAGTGGCTGGCCGGCAAGGTCACCGGCCGTGCGCGCGCGCAGGCGATGGCGGCGGTTGCCAGTGGCGAAGCGCAGGTCGTGGTCGGCACGCACGCGCTCATGCAGCAGGGCGTGGTGTTCCATGACCTCGCGTTGGCGATCGTCGACGAACAGCACCGCTTCGGCGTGCACCAGCGCCTGGCGCTGCGTGACAAGGGCGGCGAGGGCGGCCGCGTGCCGCACCAGCTGGTCATGACGGCCACACCGATCCCGCGCACCCTCGCCATGGCGGCGTACGCCGACCTCGACGTGTCGGCCATCGACGAACTGCCGCCCGGGCGCACGCCGGTGCAGACCGTGGTCCTTGCCGCCGGGCGCCGCCCCGAACTCATCGAACGCATCCGCGCGGCCTGCGCTGAAGGCCGCCAGGCGTACTGGGTGTGCACGATCATCGACGACTCGGACGAGATCGTGGCGCAGGCGGCGCAGGCGACGTTCGAGGCGCTGTCGGAAGCCCTGCCCGGGCTCCGCGTCGAGCTGGTGCACGGCCGGATGAAAGCCAATGAGAAGCAGGCGGCGATGCGCGCGTTCAAGGACGGCGCGGCCGACCTGCTGGTCGCCACCACGGTGATCGAGGTCGGCGTGGACGTGCCCAACGCCTCGCTGATGGTGATCGAGAACGCCGAGCGCCTGGGCCTGGCGCAGCTGCACCAGCTGCGCGGCCGGGTGGGGCGGGGCAGTGCCGCTTCGAGCTGCGTGCTGCTCTACCAGCCGCCGCTGTCGCGGATGGCGCGCGAGCGCCTGGAGACAATGCGCGAGACCGGCGACGGGTTCGTCATCGCCGAAAAAGACCTCGAACTGCGCGGGCCGGGCGAGCTGTTGGGGACACGCCAGACCGGGCTTGCGGCATTCCGCGTCGCCGATCTGGCCCGCGACGCCGACCTGCTGCCGCTGGTGCACGCACTCGGCGAGCAACTGCTGCGCGACCAGCCTGGCGTCGCCGAACGCCTGGTGGCGCGCTGGGTGGGCGGGGCTGCCCGCTACGCGGCGGCCTGA
- a CDS encoding RidA family protein, producing the protein MPRTPITTADAPAAIGPYSQATRAGNTVFLSGQIPLDPATGELVAGDLAAQARRAFDNLRAVCEAAGGSLADVARVGLYLTDLGQFAAVNAVMAEYFDAPYPARSTIEVSALPKGAQFEVDAVMVTD; encoded by the coding sequence ATGCCCAGGACACCCATCACCACCGCCGATGCACCGGCGGCCATCGGTCCGTATTCGCAGGCCACCCGCGCCGGCAACACCGTGTTCCTGTCCGGGCAGATCCCGCTGGATCCGGCCACCGGCGAGCTGGTCGCCGGAGATCTCGCCGCGCAGGCGCGGCGCGCATTCGACAACCTCCGTGCGGTCTGCGAGGCGGCCGGCGGGTCGCTCGCTGACGTCGCGCGCGTCGGCCTGTACCTCACCGACCTCGGCCAGTTCGCAGCCGTGAACGCGGTGATGGCGGAGTATTTCGATGCCCCGTATCCCGCGCGCTCGACCATCGAGGTGTCCGCCCTGCCCAAGGGCGCGCAGTTCGAGGTCGATGCCGTGATGGTCACCGACTGA
- a CDS encoding bifunctional (p)ppGpp synthetase/guanosine-3',5'-bis(diphosphate) 3'-pyrophosphohydrolase — protein sequence MTSAERALVQVPVPGDDDIPGYMRALERATAYLSADQRRQVRRAWAVGAAAHEGQVRKSGEPYITHPVAVAQVLAEQKVDLETLVAAILHDTIEDTPLGRDALAGEFGEAVAELVDGVTKLDKLQFANRREADAESFRKMMLAMARDLRVILIKLADRLHNMRTLGAQSPEARQRIAGETLEIYAPIAQRLGMNLIKAELQDLGFAALHPLRHRILEKRIRSQPLVRREALAKIEAQLAQRLTNEGLDYRLVSRVKSPWSIYNKMRAEGKTFSQVIDVFGFRVIVGSVRDCYHALGVAHSVYKPVDGRFRDFIAIPKANGYQSLHTVLFGPYGSPIEVQIRTEEMDLIAERGIAAHWAYKHGGGAPNSAQARAHSWISALLESQSGTGSSLEFLENVKVDLFPDEVYLFTPKGDIMSLPRNATALDFAFSVHTDVGNRAVAARVDRKLVPLRTKLATGQSVEIVTAKSSQPRPQWLEFVVTGKARTAIRQQLKQLEHEDAVQLGHRMLDSALEDLGSSLEQLPAQHLEAYLAEHRFPRLEALLAEVALGNRMPSQVAQSLARKTPAADGAPRVHRGDDRILITGSERGVVTFANCCMPIPGDDIMGYHTAGRGIVVHRMECPNVAEYRKSPDRWVDIGWDREVSGDYAVALRIEVENRPGVLAQVAAAIAQADSNIDGVEYLERDTNVAAIRFSIEVRNRTHLAHVIRRTRRLGVVHGVQRI from the coding sequence ATGACATCCGCAGAGCGCGCGCTGGTGCAGGTACCTGTCCCCGGGGACGATGACATTCCCGGGTACATGCGCGCGCTCGAACGCGCCACCGCGTACCTGTCCGCGGACCAGCGCCGCCAGGTGCGCCGCGCCTGGGCGGTGGGAGCGGCCGCCCACGAGGGGCAGGTGCGCAAGTCCGGCGAGCCCTACATCACCCACCCGGTCGCCGTGGCGCAGGTGCTGGCGGAGCAGAAGGTCGACCTCGAGACCCTGGTCGCGGCGATCCTGCACGACACGATCGAAGACACCCCGCTGGGGCGCGACGCGCTGGCCGGCGAGTTCGGCGAGGCGGTCGCGGAGCTGGTCGACGGCGTCACCAAGCTCGACAAGCTGCAGTTCGCCAACCGGCGCGAGGCCGACGCGGAGAGCTTCCGCAAGATGATGCTGGCGATGGCGCGCGACCTGCGCGTCATCCTGATCAAGCTCGCCGACCGCCTGCACAACATGCGCACGCTCGGCGCGCAGTCGCCCGAGGCGCGCCAGCGCATCGCCGGCGAGACGCTGGAGATCTACGCGCCAATCGCGCAGCGCCTGGGCATGAACCTGATCAAGGCTGAGCTGCAGGACCTCGGGTTCGCGGCGTTGCACCCGCTGCGCCACCGCATCCTCGAGAAGCGCATCCGCTCGCAGCCGCTGGTGCGGCGCGAGGCGCTGGCCAAGATCGAGGCGCAGCTTGCGCAGCGGCTGACCAACGAAGGCCTGGACTACCGCCTGGTGAGCCGGGTGAAGTCGCCGTGGAGCATCTACAACAAGATGCGCGCGGAGGGCAAAACCTTCAGCCAGGTGATCGACGTGTTCGGCTTCCGGGTGATCGTCGGCTCGGTGCGCGACTGCTACCACGCGCTGGGCGTCGCGCATTCGGTGTACAAGCCGGTCGACGGCCGCTTCCGCGACTTCATCGCCATCCCCAAGGCCAACGGCTACCAGTCGCTGCACACCGTGCTGTTCGGGCCGTACGGCTCGCCCATCGAGGTGCAGATCCGCACCGAGGAAATGGACCTGATCGCCGAGCGCGGCATCGCCGCGCACTGGGCCTACAAGCACGGCGGCGGCGCGCCGAACAGCGCGCAGGCGCGCGCGCATTCGTGGATCTCCGCGCTGCTGGAATCGCAGAGCGGCACCGGTTCGTCGCTGGAGTTCCTGGAGAACGTCAAGGTCGACCTGTTCCCCGACGAGGTGTACCTGTTCACGCCCAAGGGCGACATCATGTCGTTGCCGCGCAACGCCACGGCGCTCGATTTCGCGTTTTCGGTGCACACCGACGTCGGCAACCGCGCGGTCGCTGCGCGCGTCGACCGCAAGCTCGTGCCCTTGCGCACCAAACTGGCGACCGGCCAGTCGGTGGAGATCGTCACCGCCAAATCGTCGCAGCCGCGGCCGCAGTGGCTGGAGTTCGTGGTCACCGGCAAGGCGCGCACCGCGATCCGCCAGCAGCTGAAGCAGCTCGAGCACGAGGATGCCGTGCAGCTCGGCCACCGCATGCTCGACAGCGCGCTCGAGGATCTCGGAAGTTCGCTGGAACAGCTGCCGGCCCAGCACCTCGAAGCGTATCTGGCCGAGCATCGCTTCCCGCGGCTGGAGGCCCTGCTGGCCGAGGTCGCGCTGGGCAACCGCATGCCGTCGCAGGTCGCGCAGTCGCTGGCGCGCAAGACGCCCGCGGCCGACGGCGCACCGCGCGTGCACCGCGGCGACGACCGCATCCTGATCACCGGCAGCGAGCGCGGTGTGGTGACGTTCGCCAACTGCTGCATGCCGATCCCCGGCGACGACATCATGGGTTACCACACCGCCGGGCGCGGCATCGTGGTGCACAGGATGGAATGCCCGAATGTCGCCGAATACCGCAAGTCGCCGGATCGCTGGGTCGATATCGGCTGGGACCGCGAGGTCAGCGGCGATTACGCCGTGGCGCTGCGCATCGAGGTCGAGAACCGGCCGGGCGTGCTGGCGCAGGTGGCGGCGGCGATCGCGCAGGCGGATTCCAACATCGATGGCGTCGAGTACCTGGAGCGCGACACCAATGTCGCCGCGATCCGCTTCTCGATCGAAGTGCGCAACCGCACGCACCTGGCGCACGTGATCCGCCGCACGCGGCGGCTCGGCGTGGTCCACGGCGTGCAGCGGATCTGA
- the rpoZ gene encoding DNA-directed RNA polymerase subunit omega — translation MARITVEDCLKVVDNRFELVMLAAKRARQLANGVEPQIDNSENDDKPTVLALREIAARRINPEYIDAVEKSERERKEREALEWAAAEVVADDDLGKGDDA, via the coding sequence ATGGCCCGCATCACCGTTGAAGATTGCCTGAAAGTCGTCGACAACCGTTTCGAGCTGGTCATGCTGGCCGCCAAGCGCGCCCGCCAGCTCGCCAATGGCGTCGAGCCGCAGATCGACAACAGCGAGAACGACGACAAGCCGACCGTGCTGGCACTGCGTGAGATCGCCGCCCGTCGCATCAATCCCGAATACATCGACGCCGTCGAGAAGTCCGAGCGTGAGCGCAAGGAGCGCGAGGCGCTGGAGTGGGCGGCGGCCGAGGTCGTCGCCGACGACGACCTGGGCAAGGGCGACGACGCCTGA
- the gmk gene encoding guanylate kinase, with translation MSKPDAPTRGRLFIVAAPSGAGKSSIVNACLARDPNICLSVSFTSRPPRPGERHAEHYHFVDDVRFQEMIAAGDFFEHARVHGDWKGTARQSVEPQLAAGRDVLLEIDWQGARQVRKLVPDAVGVFILPPSRAALDERMRKRGQDSEEVMARRLAAAREEMSHYAEFDYVIVNEDFATAVDEMCAIFVASRLRLDAQAWRHRALIGALLQED, from the coding sequence TTGAGTAAGCCCGACGCTCCAACGCGGGGCAGGCTGTTCATCGTCGCCGCGCCGTCGGGTGCCGGGAAGTCGAGCATCGTCAACGCCTGCCTGGCGCGCGATCCCAACATCTGCCTGTCGGTCTCGTTCACCTCGCGCCCGCCGCGCCCCGGCGAGCGGCACGCGGAGCACTACCATTTCGTCGACGACGTGCGGTTCCAGGAGATGATCGCCGCCGGCGATTTCTTCGAGCACGCGCGCGTGCACGGCGACTGGAAGGGCACGGCGCGGCAGTCGGTGGAGCCGCAGCTGGCGGCCGGACGCGACGTGCTGCTGGAAATCGACTGGCAGGGCGCGCGCCAGGTGCGCAAGCTGGTGCCGGATGCCGTCGGCGTGTTCATCCTGCCGCCTTCGCGTGCGGCGCTCGACGAGCGCATGCGCAAGCGTGGCCAGGACAGCGAGGAGGTCATGGCCCGGCGCCTGGCCGCGGCGCGCGAGGAGATGTCGCACTACGCGGAGTTCGACTACGTGATCGTCAACGAGGATTTCGCCACCGCGGTGGACGAGATGTGCGCGATCTTCGTCGCCAGCCGGCTGCGCCTGGATGCCCAGGCATGGCGGCACCGCGCCCTGATCGGCGCGCTGCTGCAGGAAGACTGA
- a CDS encoding YicC/YloC family endoribonuclease → MIRSMTAFASGERATAFGTLGCELRAVNHRYLELGVRAPDELRALEPVLRERIGARVARGKVELTLRLRAPDAAGALVVDEALVERLGELALRLQPRFPAMQVGFTELLQYPGVLRTQATDAEALQGEALALLDQVLGEFIAAREREGGKLVAAMLERVDGIAARAAEVRGVVPAIRIGQRAKLEARLADLAQPADPGRLEQELVLSLQKLDVDEELDRLDSHVAEIRRVLGQREPAGRRLDFLLQEFNREANTLGSKSVDPRTSNIAVELKVLIDQVREQVQNIE, encoded by the coding sequence ATGATCCGCAGCATGACCGCCTTCGCTTCCGGCGAACGTGCCACCGCCTTCGGCACGCTTGGCTGCGAGCTCCGTGCGGTCAACCACCGCTACCTCGAGCTCGGGGTGCGCGCGCCGGACGAGCTGCGCGCGCTGGAGCCTGTGCTCCGCGAGCGCATCGGCGCCCGCGTCGCGCGCGGCAAGGTCGAGCTCACCCTGCGCCTGCGTGCGCCGGACGCCGCCGGCGCGCTCGTGGTCGACGAAGCGCTGGTGGAGCGGCTCGGCGAGCTGGCCCTGCGCCTGCAGCCGCGGTTTCCGGCGATGCAGGTCGGGTTCACGGAGCTCCTGCAGTACCCCGGTGTGCTGCGCACCCAGGCCACCGATGCCGAGGCCCTGCAGGGCGAGGCGCTGGCATTGCTGGACCAGGTGCTGGGCGAGTTCATCGCCGCGCGCGAACGCGAGGGCGGCAAGCTGGTCGCGGCCATGCTCGAGCGCGTCGACGGCATCGCCGCGCGCGCCGCCGAGGTGCGTGGCGTGGTGCCGGCGATCCGCATCGGGCAGCGCGCCAAGCTCGAGGCCCGACTCGCCGACCTGGCGCAACCCGCCGATCCCGGCCGGCTCGAGCAGGAGCTGGTGCTGTCGCTGCAGAAGCTCGATGTCGACGAAGAGCTCGACCGCCTCGACAGCCACGTGGCGGAGATCCGTCGCGTGCTGGGCCAGCGCGAGCCCGCCGGCCGCCGGCTCGATTTCCTCCTCCAGGAGTTCAACCGCGAGGCCAACACGCTGGGCTCGAAGTCGGTCGATCCGCGCACCAGCAACATCGCCGTCGAGCTCAAGGTGCTGATCGACCAGGTGCGCGAACAGGTGCAGAACATTGAGTAA
- the rph gene encoding ribonuclease PH, protein MTDSPRPSGRAPAQMRDVRIQRGYTRHAEGSVLVTFGDTRVLCTATVENRVPGFLRGKGTGWVTAEYGMLPRATHSRSDREAARGKQGGRTLEIQRLIGRSLRACVDRDALGERTITLDCDVLQADGGTRCAAITGAYVALVDAVRWLQGRRELGKRDPIHGAIAAVSVGIHGGRPVLDLDYAEDSACDTDMNVVMNDGGGFIELQGTAEGHAFRRDELDAMLALAAQGCEELFAAQQAALAAG, encoded by the coding sequence ATGACCGATTCCCCCCGTCCAAGCGGGCGCGCGCCTGCCCAGATGCGCGACGTGCGCATCCAGCGCGGCTATACCCGCCATGCCGAAGGATCGGTCCTGGTGACCTTCGGCGACACGCGCGTGCTGTGCACGGCGACGGTCGAGAACCGCGTGCCGGGCTTCCTGCGCGGCAAGGGCACCGGCTGGGTGACCGCCGAGTACGGCATGCTGCCGCGCGCCACCCACAGCCGTTCCGACCGCGAGGCGGCGCGCGGCAAGCAGGGCGGGCGCACGCTGGAGATCCAGCGCCTGATCGGCCGCTCGCTGCGCGCCTGCGTGGATCGCGACGCGCTCGGCGAGCGCACCATCACCCTCGATTGCGACGTGCTGCAGGCCGACGGCGGCACCCGCTGCGCGGCCATCACCGGCGCCTACGTGGCGCTGGTGGACGCGGTGCGCTGGCTGCAGGGCCGCCGCGAGCTCGGCAAGCGCGACCCCATCCACGGCGCGATCGCCGCGGTCTCGGTCGGCATCCACGGCGGCCGCCCGGTGCTCGATCTCGACTATGCCGAGGACAGCGCCTGCGACACCGACATGAACGTGGTCATGAACGACGGCGGCGGTTTCATCGAGCTGCAGGGCACGGCCGAAGGCCATGCCTTCCGCCGCGACGAACTCGACGCCATGCTCGCGCTGGCCGCGCAGGGCTGCGAGGAGCTGTTCGCGGCGCAGCAGGCGGCGCTGGCCGCGGGCTGA
- the rdgB gene encoding RdgB/HAM1 family non-canonical purine NTP pyrophosphatase, translating to MDLVLASGNAGKLAELRALLDGSRFTLRAQSEFGVADVDETGLTFIENALLKARHAALATGLPALADDSGLCVDALGGAPGLYSARYGGVHGDAGRNITRLLRELDGVADDARDASFHCAIVVLRRANDPQPIIAEGQWRGRILQAPRGVGGFGYDPVFLDTRSGLTAAELPAAVKNTISHRGLALAALRERLAALD from the coding sequence ATGGACCTGGTGCTGGCCAGTGGCAATGCGGGCAAGCTGGCCGAGCTGCGCGCGCTGCTGGACGGGTCGCGCTTCACGCTGCGCGCGCAGTCGGAATTCGGCGTCGCCGATGTCGACGAAACCGGCCTGACGTTCATCGAGAACGCGCTGCTCAAGGCGCGCCATGCGGCGCTCGCCACCGGCCTGCCGGCGCTGGCCGACGACTCCGGCCTGTGCGTGGATGCACTCGGTGGCGCGCCCGGGCTGTATTCCGCGCGCTACGGCGGCGTGCACGGCGATGCCGGGCGCAACATCACGCGCCTGCTGCGCGAGCTCGACGGCGTTGCCGACGACGCGCGCGACGCCAGCTTCCACTGCGCGATCGTGGTCCTGCGGCGCGCGAATGACCCCCAGCCGATTATCGCCGAGGGCCAGTGGCGCGGCCGCATCCTGCAAGCGCCGCGCGGCGTTGGCGGCTTCGGCTACGACCCCGTGTTCCTGGACACCCGCAGCGGGCTGACCGCTGCCGAGCTTCCCGCCGCGGTCAAGAACACCATCAGCCATCGCGGCCTCGCGCTGGCCGCGCTGCGCGAGCGCCTCGCCGCGCTGGACTGA
- the hemW gene encoding radical SAM family heme chaperone HemW produces MLMPPPLSLYVHLPWCVRKCPYCDFNSHEQRGALPFAEYVSALVADLEHDLPLAWGRTVHSVFFGGGTPSLFPAAAIDDFLQQASARLRFAPGCEITLETNPGTAEHGRFEGYLAAGVNRLSFGIQSFDDGCLQRLGRIHDSREADSAVKLAQDAGFDNINLDLMYALPGQDLAGAARDLERAFALQPAHISHYQLTLEPNTLFAAKPPEGLPDEDTAWDMQEHGQALLEVAGYGHYEVSAYARPGRQCAHNLNYWRFGDYLGIGAGAHGKITLGAGEAIRRRWKLKHPAAWLATAGSDAALGGDEDIEPARRPFEYMLNALRLHEGFALADFEARTGLPRAAIAAELAEAVARGWLVEDAGHVRPTALGRRLGNDVVALFLP; encoded by the coding sequence ATGCTGATGCCGCCGCCGCTGTCGCTGTACGTGCACCTGCCGTGGTGCGTACGCAAATGCCCCTACTGCGACTTCAACTCGCATGAGCAGCGCGGCGCGCTGCCGTTCGCCGAATACGTGTCCGCGCTGGTCGCCGACCTGGAGCACGACCTGCCGCTGGCCTGGGGCCGCACCGTGCATTCGGTGTTCTTCGGCGGCGGCACGCCGTCGCTGTTCCCGGCCGCGGCCATCGATGACTTCCTGCAGCAGGCCAGCGCGCGCCTGCGTTTCGCGCCGGGCTGCGAGATCACCCTGGAGACCAATCCCGGCACCGCCGAACATGGCCGCTTCGAGGGCTACCTCGCGGCCGGCGTGAACCGCCTCAGTTTCGGCATCCAGAGTTTCGACGATGGCTGCCTGCAGCGCCTGGGGCGGATCCACGACAGCCGCGAGGCGGATTCGGCGGTGAAGCTCGCGCAGGACGCCGGCTTCGACAACATCAACCTCGACCTGATGTATGCGCTGCCCGGCCAGGACCTCGCCGGCGCCGCACGCGACCTGGAACGCGCGTTCGCGCTGCAGCCGGCGCACATCTCGCACTACCAGCTCACCCTGGAGCCGAACACGCTGTTCGCCGCAAAGCCGCCCGAAGGCCTGCCCGACGAGGACACCGCCTGGGACATGCAGGAGCACGGGCAGGCGCTGCTGGAAGTCGCGGGCTACGGGCATTACGAGGTCAGCGCCTACGCGCGCCCCGGGCGCCAGTGCGCGCACAACCTCAACTACTGGCGCTTCGGCGACTACCTCGGCATCGGCGCAGGCGCGCACGGCAAGATCACCCTCGGTGCCGGGGAGGCGATCCGCCGACGCTGGAAGCTCAAGCACCCGGCGGCCTGGCTGGCCACGGCCGGCAGCGACGCCGCGCTCGGCGGCGACGAGGACATCGAGCCCGCACGGCGGCCGTTCGAATACATGCTCAATGCCCTGCGCCTGCACGAAGGCTTCGCGCTCGCGGACTTCGAAGCCCGTACCGGGCTGCCGCGCGCGGCGATCGCGGCGGAACTCGCCGAGGCAGTGGCGCGCGGCTGGCTGGTCGAGGACGCCGGGCATGTCCGGCCGACCGCCCTGGGCCGGCGCCTGGGAAACGACGTCGTCGCGCTTTTCCTGCCGTGA